The Humulus lupulus chromosome 4, drHumLupu1.1, whole genome shotgun sequence genome has a window encoding:
- the LOC133830352 gene encoding uncharacterized protein LOC133830352 has protein sequence MPGPGPHLMYAMSSGLGLTTLSNCRFTPHHTLTYTINAFFGPDIGSFSEWLSSTVGIGFGSALADAIHHPFYYVLILGLPLSFFYSWLSRFFIQKGVLHSISGVPLSKRQCLFLVSAGSLSHFFLDHLFEENGHTAMYTWILSTGWWKNRAPNNPDAVVIVGLLCTCLIGGFIFINRVKSFNTIKQQSNQSVKLILIVASLYCLWCFSQIYWVNPRRAAVGEEADLGVLVFLATFFFLPHYLCISSMHSKDLEAEQISL, from the exons ATGCCGGGCCCTGGTCCGCACCTAATGTACGCCATGAGCTCAGGCCTGGGCCTGACCACCCTCTCCAATTGCCGGTTTACTCCACACCATACCTTAACCTACACCATCAACGCCTTCTTTGGCCCTGACATCGGCTCCTTCTCCGAGTGGCTCAGCTCCACCGTTGGCATCGGCTTCGGTTCGGCCCTCGCCGATGCCATACACCATCCTTTCTATTACGTCCTCATCCTTGGTcttcctctctctttcttctaCTCTTGGCTCTCCAGATTTTTTATCCAAAAGGGTGTCCTTCATTCAATTTCTGGG GTACCCCTTTCTAAGAGGCAGTGTTTGTTTTTGGTGTCAGCTGGTTCTTTATCTCATTTTTTCTTAGATCACTTGTTTGAG GAAAATGGACACACAGCTATGTATACCTGGATATTGAGCACTGGTTGGTGGAAGAACCGAGCACCTAATAACCCAGATGCTGTTGTTATAGTTGGTCTTTTATGTACTTGCCTAATTGGTGGTTTCATCTTCATCAATAG AGTTAAATCCTTCAACACAATAAAACAACAATCAAACCAGTCAGTGAAACTTATTCTGATTGTGGCTAGCTTGTACTGCTTATGGTGTTTTAGCCAGATATACTGGGTAAATCCTCGTCGAGCGGCAGTTGGTGAAGAGGCTGATCTCGGAGTTCTTGTGTTCTTAGCCACATTTTTCTTTCTTCCTCACTACTTATGTATATCGTCAATGCACTCAAAAGATCTTGAAGCAGAGCAAATCTCATTATAA